One part of the Candidatus Defluviilinea gracilis genome encodes these proteins:
- a CDS encoding extracellular solute-binding protein gives MQKKLFVLLSALILASLVLSACGTPAPTEAPATEAPATEAPATEAPATEAPATEAPAAEVTLTLGSWRVDDVAAWDVINAAFHEKYPNITVKFDPTNPPDYNATLRTQLETGTGPDLFFVRSFATGRELFDAGYIASLKDLPGINDSFTAASRAPWATDDGEPYAVPIIAVSHGIYYNKDLFAANGIEIPATWEDLMAAAKTLQDAGVIPFANGTKDAWDINEVVMMQLIPSDIGGYDGRMAYLNGERCFNSDEMVAAFQQIADLKPYLPTGFEAVSYYDASQLFAQGQAAMLFDGSWSIGPIKKDATDFEWGVFYPPALAGKDTYVSFHTDAAVGANAASPNLESAMLFLEFLESPEFAGLLGDNLPGFFPLTKEIPTLSDPISADFMAFNKAAKGVDIRFVWEKLLAAPSGSVDAYTSLNNNVIAVLKGEKTPKEAADAFNADVAAWYEPAAACK, from the coding sequence ATGCAAAAGAAACTGTTCGTTTTGTTATCTGCTTTGATTTTGGCGAGCCTTGTGCTCTCGGCTTGCGGCACCCCCGCGCCTACCGAGGCGCCTGCCACAGAAGCGCCAGCCACTGAGGCTCCCGCTACCGAGGCGCCTGCGACTGAGGCTCCCGCCACAGAAGCGCCAGCCGCTGAAGTGACCCTCACCCTGGGCTCCTGGCGCGTGGATGATGTTGCCGCCTGGGACGTGATCAATGCCGCGTTCCACGAGAAATATCCCAACATCACCGTCAAATTCGACCCGACCAACCCGCCCGATTACAATGCCACGCTTCGCACCCAACTCGAGACCGGCACAGGTCCCGACTTGTTCTTCGTGCGTTCCTTCGCAACCGGGCGCGAACTGTTCGATGCGGGTTACATCGCTTCTTTGAAAGACCTGCCCGGCATCAACGATAGCTTCACTGCCGCTTCCCGCGCTCCGTGGGCGACCGATGACGGCGAGCCGTATGCGGTGCCGATCATCGCCGTATCTCATGGCATTTACTATAACAAAGACCTCTTCGCCGCCAATGGCATTGAGATTCCCGCCACTTGGGAAGACCTGATGGCCGCCGCCAAGACCCTGCAAGACGCGGGCGTGATACCGTTTGCGAACGGGACAAAAGACGCCTGGGATATCAACGAAGTTGTGATGATGCAACTCATCCCCAGCGATATCGGCGGTTACGATGGGCGCATGGCGTACCTGAACGGCGAACGCTGTTTCAACAGCGACGAAATGGTCGCCGCCTTCCAGCAGATTGCCGATCTGAAACCCTACCTGCCGACAGGCTTTGAAGCGGTCAGTTACTATGACGCCAGCCAGCTTTTCGCGCAGGGACAAGCCGCCATGTTATTCGACGGCTCTTGGAGCATCGGTCCGATCAAGAAAGACGCCACCGACTTTGAGTGGGGCGTGTTCTACCCGCCCGCGCTCGCAGGCAAAGACACCTATGTGTCCTTCCATACCGATGCCGCTGTCGGCGCGAACGCCGCATCCCCGAACCTCGAATCGGCCATGCTCTTCCTTGAGTTCCTCGAATCGCCTGAATTTGCCGGATTGCTTGGCGATAACCTGCCAGGCTTCTTCCCGCTGACCAAGGAGATTCCGACCCTCAGCGACCCGATCAGCGCCGACTTCATGGCGTTCAACAAAGCCGCCAAAGGCGTGGACATTCGCTTCGTGTGGGAAAAACTCCTCGCCGCGCCCTCCGGCAGCGTGGATGCCTACACCTCCCTCAACAACAACGTGATCGCCGTGTTGAAGGGCGAGAAGACCCCGAAGGAAGCCGCCGACGCTTTCAATGCTGATGTGGCGGCTTGGTACGAACCTGCCGCGGCTTGCAAGTAA
- a CDS encoding ferrichrome ABC transporter permease, whose product MFISFAFSIFLSAFLLFQIQPLIGKFILPWFGGAPAVWTTAMLFFQALLTGGYAYAYWLIRRVKIHLQTSIHIALILFSIAVLIALSFAWTSPITPDSSWKPQNVAAPIIHIFTLLSVSVGLPYFILAANGPLMQAWFSRIFPSQSYARLYSLSNLGSLLGLLAYPALIEPLLTLRAQGWMWSIGFALFGLFAVWIAIRSRRASPLSPVEVDSPSSSGRPSPALFTLWLALSATASLFLLSVTNQISQEVAVIPFLWILPLTIYLLSFILTFSGRGYHRKIYSILFFISLALTLFVMLNATALHIYWQIGAYCLLLFAACMLCHGELYLLRPDADHLTTFYLMVSIGGALGGLFVSLIAPAIFNGYWEFFVGLAMTVAIALTVLRDIRHVTLSASEGSLLSGVSRSSVAELQSLKVTQKARFVFVIFALVTLMLAVLSNVYSGALYSKRNFYGVIRVRGISLEGSNEPALVMSHGITVHGLQFTNPSLRDMPTTYYVRDGGAGLAILNHPKYGKNMRVGLLGLGVGTLATYGQPGDVYRLYEINPVVIDLAEGQGDYFSFLKDSEANITTVLGDARISLERELAEGEAQNFDVLVLDTFSSDSIPVHLVTKEAFALYLEHLAPDGIIAAHITNLHLDLQPVFWQLAKFYGLSMVRVNYEGDENGGYASHWILLARDPAVLASPAIQDHAVDLSGYSTDIQLWTDDYSNLFQILK is encoded by the coding sequence ATGTTCATCTCATTTGCGTTCAGCATTTTTCTTTCCGCGTTTCTTCTTTTTCAGATCCAACCGTTGATCGGAAAATTTATCTTGCCGTGGTTCGGTGGCGCGCCCGCCGTGTGGACAACGGCGATGTTATTTTTTCAAGCCTTGCTCACAGGCGGGTATGCGTACGCCTATTGGCTCATTCGCCGCGTGAAAATACATTTGCAAACTTCCATCCACATCGCGTTGATTCTTTTTTCCATCGCGGTTCTAATCGCCCTTTCGTTCGCATGGACATCGCCCATCACACCCGACTCAAGTTGGAAGCCGCAAAACGTCGCCGCGCCGATCATCCATATTTTCACATTGCTCAGTGTGTCCGTCGGCTTGCCATATTTCATTCTCGCCGCGAACGGCCCGCTCATGCAGGCATGGTTTAGCCGAATCTTTCCAAGCCAATCCTACGCGCGTTTATATTCGTTATCGAATCTCGGATCACTGCTCGGCTTGCTCGCCTACCCCGCATTGATCGAACCTTTGTTGACATTGCGCGCGCAAGGATGGATGTGGTCAATCGGATTCGCGCTCTTTGGACTCTTCGCTGTTTGGATCGCGATTCGCTCACGACGCGCGTCGCCTCTTTCCCCAGTGGAAGTTGATTCGCCCTCGTCGAGCGGACGCCCATCCCCAGCCTTGTTCACGCTATGGCTGGCGTTGAGCGCGACCGCGTCGCTGTTTCTGCTTTCGGTCACGAACCAAATTTCGCAAGAGGTGGCAGTGATTCCCTTCCTGTGGATTTTGCCGCTGACCATTTACTTGCTATCGTTCATCTTGACCTTTTCAGGGCGCGGCTACCATCGAAAGATTTATTCCATCTTATTTTTCATCTCCCTCGCGTTGACCCTGTTCGTCATGCTCAATGCGACCGCGTTGCATATCTACTGGCAGATCGGCGCGTATTGCCTGTTGTTATTCGCCGCGTGTATGTTGTGTCACGGCGAGTTATATCTCCTCCGCCCCGACGCCGACCACCTGACAACTTTTTATCTGATGGTCTCCATCGGCGGCGCGTTAGGCGGACTGTTCGTTAGCCTCATTGCCCCCGCCATCTTCAACGGCTACTGGGAGTTCTTCGTCGGTCTGGCAATGACGGTTGCCATCGCGTTGACCGTTCTGCGCGACATCAGGCATGTCACCCTGAGCGCCAGCGAAGGGTCTCTACTTTCGGGAGTAAGCCGCTCCTCGGTTGCAGAACTCCAATCCCTGAAAGTGACACAGAAAGCAAGATTTGTTTTTGTCATATTCGCGCTTGTCACTCTTATGCTGGCTGTGTTGAGCAACGTCTACTCTGGCGCATTGTATTCCAAGCGAAATTTCTACGGCGTGATTCGTGTGCGCGGCATTTCGCTGGAAGGCTCGAACGAACCTGCGCTCGTCATGTCGCATGGGATCACCGTGCACGGACTTCAATTCACAAATCCAAGTCTGCGCGACATGCCCACTACGTACTATGTCCGCGATGGTGGAGCGGGGCTGGCGATCTTGAATCATCCGAAATACGGGAAGAACATGCGCGTCGGCTTGCTCGGTCTCGGCGTGGGGACTCTTGCGACTTACGGTCAACCCGGCGACGTGTATCGTTTGTATGAAATCAATCCAGTGGTCATTGATCTGGCAGAAGGGCAGGGAGATTATTTTTCGTTCTTGAAAGACAGCGAGGCGAACATCACAACCGTCCTCGGCGATGCGAGAATATCCCTCGAGCGCGAACTTGCCGAAGGGGAGGCGCAAAATTTCGATGTGCTTGTCTTGGACACATTCAGCAGTGACTCGATCCCCGTTCACCTCGTCACGAAAGAAGCCTTTGCGTTGTATCTCGAACATCTCGCCCCTGACGGCATCATTGCCGCGCACATCACGAATTTACATCTCGATCTGCAACCCGTGTTCTGGCAATTAGCAAAGTTTTATGGCTTGAGCATGGTGCGCGTCAACTACGAAGGCGACGAAAACGGCGGCTATGCCTCTCATTGGATTCTTCTCGCCCGCGACCCTGCGGTGCTTGCAAGTCCTGCTATTCAAGATCACGCTGTTGATTTGAGCGGATATTCTACTGACATCCAATTATGGACGGATGATTACAGCAATCTGTTTCAGATTTTGAAGTGA
- a CDS encoding YtxH domain-containing protein produces the protein MSDRDEFGAFLVGFIVGGLTGAVVSLLFAPQSGEETRALIKDKSIELRDRAQHTTEEALARAEAAAAEARARADELARQVRERGGEMYNTARERGKAIYDDARERGKSAVDSLRKGKKSEGEEAAA, from the coding sequence ATGTCTGATCGTGATGAATTCGGAGCCTTTCTCGTAGGCTTCATCGTCGGTGGACTCACCGGCGCAGTCGTATCCCTGCTCTTTGCCCCGCAATCCGGCGAAGAGACCCGCGCGTTGATCAAGGACAAGTCCATTGAACTGCGAGATCGCGCCCAGCACACCACGGAAGAAGCGCTCGCCCGCGCCGAAGCCGCCGCCGCCGAAGCCCGCGCCCGCGCCGATGAACTTGCCAGGCAAGTGCGCGAACGCGGCGGTGAAATGTACAACACCGCCCGCGAACGCGGCAAAGCCATCTACGACGATGCGCGCGAGCGCGGCAAATCTGCCGTCGACTCGCTTCGCAAAGGCAAAAAGTCCGAAGGCGAAGAAGCCGCCGCGTAA
- a CDS encoding carbohydrate ABC transporter permease, with the protein MRLNKPQLLFTYIVLGIWSLIVLFPIWTLVVNSFKPQKQIFKDPFGLPETFTLDGYREAWNNGRFDLYFINTLIVTAIALGLILFIGSMAAYALAKWKSPVSSFLYVFFIAGLMIPIRLGTLDLVRLIKALNLQDTYWSLIPVYVAMGMPIATFVLTAFIKELPGEMFEAAKIDGATEWQVYSRIVLPLMRPALATVAIFNMIKIWNDFWFPLVFIRAEESRTVALGVSLLFGQYRTDWTRALAVLSLAAVPMLILYMILAREFIKGLTAGAVKG; encoded by the coding sequence ATGCGTTTGAATAAACCCCAACTGCTATTTACTTATATTGTTCTTGGCATTTGGTCGCTTATCGTCCTGTTCCCGATCTGGACTCTCGTGGTAAATTCCTTCAAACCGCAGAAGCAGATTTTCAAAGACCCGTTCGGGTTGCCGGAAACTTTCACGTTAGACGGCTATCGCGAAGCTTGGAATAACGGACGGTTCGACCTGTATTTCATCAACACCCTCATTGTGACGGCGATCGCGCTCGGGCTGATCCTCTTCATCGGCTCGATGGCGGCGTACGCGCTCGCAAAGTGGAAATCGCCGGTCTCCAGTTTCCTGTACGTATTTTTCATCGCCGGTTTGATGATTCCCATCCGCCTCGGCACGCTCGACCTCGTGCGGCTGATCAAGGCGCTCAATTTGCAGGATACTTATTGGAGTCTCATCCCTGTGTATGTTGCCATGGGGATGCCAATCGCAACCTTCGTGTTGACCGCCTTCATCAAAGAGTTGCCCGGCGAAATGTTCGAGGCGGCGAAGATAGACGGCGCGACCGAATGGCAGGTGTATTCCCGCATCGTCCTGCCGCTTATGCGCCCCGCGCTGGCGACGGTGGCGATCTTCAACATGATAAAAATCTGGAACGACTTTTGGTTCCCGCTCGTGTTCATCCGCGCGGAGGAATCGCGCACGGTGGCGCTGGGCGTCTCTCTGCTCTTCGGGCAATATCGCACCGACTGGACGCGCGCGCTTGCCGTCCTCTCGCTGGCGGCGGTGCCTATGCTGATCTTGTATATGATCCTGGCGCGCGAATTCATCAAAGGGCTTACCGCCGGGGCTGTGAAAGGCTAG
- a CDS encoding sugar ABC transporter permease produces MTRAPDLFSVKNRQKITWLLFLLPAVAMYLVFMAGPLFDSLRLSLYQGEGYNPTTFVGSQNYRDLFTNPLWREKFFNAFTNTCVFFAIHMLVQNTLGLLFANLLSSEFRGRNFFRTVIFAPATLSVLVTGFLWTLILNPNWGAVNKTLIAMGLRELALPWLGRENLALPVISLTSVWQWVGMPTVMFLAGLMGISDELLEAARIDGASEWNIFWKIKFPLLKPVIGVVTILTFVDNFNAFDVIYAMAGAKGEPSYSADLLATLFYRTGIAGEHPVGIPNMGMGAAIATLTFAILMTGVLFWLYFSRKQATE; encoded by the coding sequence ATGACTCGCGCGCCAGACCTGTTCAGCGTAAAGAACCGCCAAAAAATTACATGGCTCTTATTCCTATTGCCCGCCGTGGCAATGTACCTCGTGTTCATGGCGGGACCATTGTTCGACTCACTGCGCTTGAGCCTGTATCAAGGGGAAGGCTATAACCCGACAACGTTTGTCGGCTCGCAAAATTACAGGGACTTATTTACCAACCCATTATGGCGCGAGAAATTTTTCAACGCGTTTACCAACACCTGCGTCTTTTTCGCCATTCACATGCTTGTGCAAAATACGCTTGGCTTGTTGTTCGCCAACCTGCTCTCGTCGGAATTTCGAGGCAGGAATTTCTTTCGCACAGTGATCTTTGCCCCCGCGACTTTATCGGTGCTGGTCACTGGCTTTTTATGGACGTTGATCCTCAACCCGAACTGGGGCGCGGTAAATAAGACGCTCATCGCCATGGGGTTAAGGGAATTGGCGCTCCCCTGGCTTGGACGCGAAAACCTCGCCCTCCCGGTTATTTCTCTGACCTCGGTCTGGCAATGGGTGGGCATGCCCACGGTAATGTTCCTCGCCGGGCTGATGGGTATCTCGGACGAATTGCTCGAAGCCGCCCGTATCGACGGCGCATCGGAGTGGAATATCTTCTGGAAGATAAAGTTCCCGCTTCTGAAACCGGTGATCGGCGTGGTCACCATTTTGACCTTCGTGGATAACTTCAACGCTTTCGATGTCATCTATGCCATGGCAGGCGCGAAAGGCGAACCATCGTATTCAGCCGATTTGTTGGCGACCCTGTTCTACCGCACGGGGATCGCGGGCGAACACCCTGTCGGCATTCCAAATATGGGCATGGGCGCGGCAATCGCCACCCTGACGTTTGCCATTCTAATGACGGGCGTCCTGTTCTGGCTGTATTTCTCTCGCAAGCAGGCGACGGAATAG
- a CDS encoding methyltransferase domain-containing protein: MKALLRLFFKLLYHQFAFTYDLVAAAVSFNRWKDWTREILPLIEGTRILELGYGPGHLQRLLRRDGWFAVGIDESPQMTRLARRNTNGNANLTRGLAQHLPFASGSFDTIVSTFPSEYIFDPRALAEARRCLMDRGRLIVLPVAMPKSRLLEWVYKVTGEAPSESEEIVKKKLKEPFAKAKFETEIIIRDAQSSRLFIIIATRIYS, encoded by the coding sequence ATGAAAGCGCTCCTCCGTCTTTTCTTCAAACTTCTCTACCACCAGTTTGCATTCACGTACGACCTCGTCGCCGCGGCTGTTTCATTCAATCGCTGGAAGGACTGGACGCGGGAGATTCTCCCTCTCATCGAAGGGACTCGGATTCTCGAACTCGGCTACGGACCTGGACACTTGCAACGCCTCTTACGACGGGACGGCTGGTTCGCCGTAGGAATCGACGAGTCGCCTCAGATGACTCGTCTCGCGCGGCGCAACACGAATGGCAACGCAAATCTCACGCGCGGGCTGGCGCAACACCTCCCCTTCGCGAGCGGATCATTCGATACCATCGTCTCAACCTTCCCATCGGAATACATCTTCGACCCGCGCGCATTGGCAGAGGCGCGAAGATGTCTCATGGACAGAGGCAGGTTGATCGTCCTGCCTGTGGCGATGCCGAAGAGCCGATTGCTCGAATGGGTGTATAAGGTCACAGGCGAGGCTCCCTCCGAATCGGAGGAAATCGTCAAGAAAAAATTGAAAGAACCGTTTGCGAAAGCAAAGTTTGAAACCGAAATTATCATACGCGATGCGCAATCAAGCCGATTGTTCATCATCATTGCAACAAGAATCTATTCGTAA
- a CDS encoding hemolysin III family protein, whose product MSKIFREPVNSLTHWAGALFALGGLVALLIIGWDTPAKIISLAIYGVSLIAMFSASATYHMVRVKDRALEIFRKVDHAAIYLLIAGTYTPFCVNAFEGFWKWGMLTIIWSLALIGIIVKVFYIRAPRWLNAGIYLVMGWLALAAAGQMLAALPAWVLTWLIIGGVLYTLGAVVYITKIFNFKPGVFGFHEMWHIFVLFAAAAHYVAVMGVAI is encoded by the coding sequence ATGTCGAAAATATTTCGTGAGCCCGTAAATAGTCTCACCCATTGGGCGGGCGCGTTGTTCGCGCTTGGAGGGCTGGTCGCGCTGTTGATCATCGGCTGGGACACGCCCGCCAAAATTATCTCGCTCGCAATTTACGGCGTGAGTCTCATCGCCATGTTTTCCGCAAGCGCGACGTACCACATGGTGCGCGTGAAAGACCGCGCGCTGGAAATTTTTCGCAAAGTGGACCACGCCGCCATCTACCTGCTCATCGCAGGGACGTATACGCCATTTTGCGTCAACGCCTTCGAAGGCTTCTGGAAGTGGGGCATGTTGACCATCATCTGGTCTCTGGCGTTGATCGGGATCATCGTCAAGGTGTTTTACATCCGCGCGCCGCGCTGGCTGAACGCGGGGATTTATCTCGTAATGGGCTGGCTCGCGCTCGCCGCGGCGGGACAAATGCTCGCGGCTCTGCCCGCCTGGGTGCTGACGTGGCTCATCATCGGCGGCGTGCTGTACACGCTCGGCGCGGTTGTGTACATCACGAAAATTTTCAACTTCAAGCCCGGTGTCTTCGGCTTCCACGAGATGTGGCACATTTTTGTGCTATTTGCCGCCGCCGCGCATTATGTGGCGGTGATGGGAGTGGCTATTTAA
- a CDS encoding SIS domain-containing protein — MTLYSEINEQPERIKRLLASQRKNIERVATAIRKHGVDYVFLAARGTSDNAGRYANYLLGAMNGLPLALATPSLFTYYNRPPKLKNALVVGISQSGASPDIVAVLEEGKKQGCLTLSITNESNSPLAHVSDFVLDIQAGAEKAVAATKTYTTELMTVAMLSAALNGNQKQWGELKQVAGWMKSVLKHHDYISEAVQRYRYIDQTVVLGRGFNYATAFEWALKLKELSYIIAEPYSSADFAHGPIALVESGYPVFAVAPKGKVFNSMLQMLQRLKKDISAELVVISNDKRALSLAQIPLSIPADVPEWLSPLVTILPAQLFAYHLTLAKGFDTEKPRTIHKVTKTK, encoded by the coding sequence ATGACGCTGTATTCCGAGATTAACGAACAACCTGAACGGATCAAACGCTTGCTTGCCTCGCAGAGAAAGAACATTGAGCGTGTTGCGACTGCCATTCGAAAACACGGTGTTGACTATGTCTTTCTCGCCGCGCGCGGGACTTCGGATAACGCGGGCAGGTACGCGAATTATCTGCTCGGCGCAATGAATGGATTGCCACTCGCGCTGGCGACTCCGTCGCTGTTCACGTATTACAACCGCCCGCCGAAACTAAAAAACGCCCTGGTTGTTGGTATTTCGCAATCGGGCGCGTCGCCTGATATTGTGGCGGTATTGGAAGAGGGGAAGAAGCAGGGGTGCCTGACGCTTTCGATCACAAATGAGTCAAACTCGCCGCTCGCGCATGTCTCTGACTTCGTGCTGGATATTCAAGCGGGCGCGGAGAAAGCCGTCGCCGCGACGAAGACCTACACCACTGAGTTGATGACGGTTGCGATGTTGTCTGCCGCGCTGAACGGAAATCAAAAGCAATGGGGCGAGTTGAAACAGGTTGCAGGTTGGATGAAATCTGTTTTGAAGCATCACGATTATATTTCCGAGGCTGTGCAGCGCTATCGCTACATTGACCAGACCGTTGTGCTGGGGCGGGGATTCAATTACGCCACCGCGTTCGAGTGGGCGTTGAAGTTGAAAGAGTTATCGTACATCATCGCCGAGCCGTACTCCTCCGCCGACTTTGCGCACGGACCGATCGCGCTGGTGGAGAGCGGCTACCCCGTCTTTGCCGTCGCGCCGAAGGGGAAGGTGTTTAATTCGATGTTGCAGATGCTTCAACGGTTGAAAAAAGATATTTCAGCGGAATTGGTTGTGATCTCGAACGATAAACGCGCGTTATCGCTTGCTCAAATTCCCCTGTCCATTCCCGCCGATGTGCCAGAGTGGCTTTCGCCGCTGGTCACAATTTTGCCAGCGCAATTGTTCGCCTATCATCTCACACTGGCAAAGGGATTCGATACCGAAAAGCCGCGCACGATCCATAAAGTGACGAAGACGAAATAA
- a CDS encoding ankyrin repeat domain-containing protein, with translation MDTKPALESKLVQEFVAVAHSDLNRVKELLAQEPALVNATWDWGGGDFESALGAAGHMGRKDIANFLLEHGARIDLFVAAMLGNLEIVKAALTAYPEAINTPGPHGIPLIAHAKAGGEDAKAVLEFLESQLK, from the coding sequence ATGGACACCAAACCCGCGCTCGAATCAAAACTTGTTCAGGAATTTGTCGCTGTTGCGCACAGCGACTTGAACCGCGTGAAAGAGTTGCTCGCGCAGGAACCCGCCCTCGTCAACGCAACATGGGACTGGGGCGGCGGCGACTTTGAATCCGCTCTCGGAGCGGCTGGTCACATGGGCAGAAAAGATATCGCCAACTTTTTACTGGAGCATGGCGCGAGAATTGATCTTTTTGTCGCCGCGATGCTGGGCAATTTGGAGATCGTCAAAGCCGCGCTGACCGCCTACCCTGAGGCAATCAACACACCGGGACCGCACGGCATCCCTTTGATCGCCCACGCCAAAGCAGGCGGCGAAGATGCGAAAGCCGTATTGGAGTTTTTAGAATCGCAGTTAAAGTAA
- a CDS encoding glycoside hydrolase family 3 C-terminal domain-containing protein, which produces MDIEHLIGQKLLFAFHGKETPSPEIIEAFQKYHPSGISYFRSLNIGTPSQVRELTNALQRLARDLDLPRLLIATDQEGGQLMAVGDGTPLPGNMALGATRSAELARKAGEVLGRELSALGINVNYAPCADVNINPQNPVVGARSFGEDPRLVAELTAAMIEGIQSQGVAATVKHFPGHGDTASDTHHGLGTVPHSLERLRAVELPPFIAAFKADAKMVMTAHLGITSLDGANPPPATLSPNIINGLLRRDFGYDGVVVTDAMDMKAIRQGEALREESVRAVKAGADLLLNTSDPQDQTRAFEGLMEGFKSGQLTLGELEASAARISRLKQWIAENSASHDLAVIRSAEHMRVAQEIAEKSITLVRDREKYLPLKLESDQRIAVIVPQPKDLTPADTSSYIQPKLAESIRDYHARTDEFVIPYSPTEAESASVLGRVREYDVIVVGTINAYAEEKQAGFARALLNLGKPTIVIAMRLPYDLAAFPQVSAYVAAYGIMEPSMRAVAKALFGRIQMTGRLPVSIPTVG; this is translated from the coding sequence GTGGACATCGAACATCTCATCGGGCAAAAACTATTATTCGCGTTTCACGGCAAAGAGACCCCCTCGCCTGAAATTATCGAAGCGTTCCAAAAATACCACCCCAGCGGGATTTCATACTTCCGCAGTTTAAATATCGGGACTCCCTCCCAAGTGCGCGAGTTGACCAACGCCCTGCAACGCCTCGCGCGCGACCTCGACCTGCCTCGCCTCCTCATCGCTACCGACCAGGAAGGAGGGCAGTTGATGGCGGTGGGCGACGGCACGCCCCTGCCCGGCAATATGGCGTTGGGCGCCACACGCTCCGCAGAACTCGCGCGCAAAGCGGGCGAAGTGCTCGGGCGCGAATTGTCCGCGCTGGGCATCAACGTCAATTATGCGCCCTGCGCCGATGTGAACATCAACCCGCAGAATCCCGTTGTGGGCGCGCGCTCCTTTGGCGAAGATCCTCGTCTGGTTGCGGAGCTGACCGCGGCCATGATCGAAGGAATTCAATCGCAAGGAGTTGCCGCCACGGTCAAGCACTTCCCCGGTCACGGCGATACCGCCAGCGACACGCACCACGGGCTTGGCACTGTGCCACACTCTCTCGAACGACTTCGCGCCGTAGAATTGCCTCCTTTTATCGCCGCCTTCAAAGCGGATGCCAAAATGGTGATGACCGCGCACCTCGGAATCACTTCGCTGGACGGCGCAAACCCTCCTCCCGCCACCTTATCTCCCAACATCATCAACGGTCTACTGCGCCGCGATTTCGGCTACGATGGTGTCGTTGTCACCGACGCGATGGACATGAAAGCGATTCGTCAGGGCGAGGCTTTGCGCGAGGAATCTGTGCGCGCGGTGAAAGCGGGCGCAGACTTGTTGCTCAATACCAGCGACCCACAAGATCAGACCCGCGCGTTCGAAGGCCTGATGGAAGGATTCAAGTCTGGTCAACTCACGCTGGGCGAGTTGGAAGCGTCCGCCGCGCGGATCTCACGCTTGAAACAATGGATCGCCGAGAATTCAGCCTCGCATGATCTCGCGGTAATTCGATCTGCCGAACACATGCGGGTTGCTCAAGAGATTGCGGAGAAATCCATCACACTGGTGCGCGATCGTGAAAAGTATTTGCCGCTCAAACTCGAATCGGACCAACGCATTGCGGTGATCGTTCCCCAGCCAAAAGACCTGACGCCAGCGGACACGTCATCGTACATTCAGCCTAAACTGGCAGAGTCTATTCGGGACTATCACGCTCGCACAGATGAGTTCGTCATCCCGTATTCGCCCACTGAGGCAGAATCGGCCTCAGTGTTGGGGCGTGTCCGTGAATATGATGTGATCGTCGTTGGCACGATCAACGCCTATGCCGAAGAGAAGCAAGCCGGGTTTGCGCGCGCGCTCTTGAATCTTGGCAAGCCCACGATTGTGATCGCCATGCGTCTCCCGTATGACCTTGCCGCCTTTCCGCAAGTCTCCGCGTACGTTGCCGCGTACGGCATTATGGAGCCGTCCATGCGCGCCGTCGCGAAAGCCTTGTTTGGCCGCATCCAGATGACCGGCCGACTACCGGTATCCATACCCACTGTCGGGTGA